The Myroides fluvii region TTCATCTGATATCAATGTATTTGCCCATGAATTTGCTTCCAATAAAGAAGTGTATTTCAAAGGGTACATGAAAGGGGTGATGAATGATTTTGTGCTAGAAGGTGCAAATTTGGTAGATGAAAATAATTCGCAAATTATTGGTCACTTTGCTTTCCGAAATGTCTTTGATGATCACCAACCGTTTTGGATGCGTGCAGATTTATCTCGTTTGCAAACGACACGTTATAATTTAGTGGCTTTAATGCCCGATTTACTAGGCAAAACCTTGCCTACAGCATTGGAGGGCTTGGGCTTGGTTAATATTGTTGGAAACATTGAGTTGACCAAGCGCACCTTAGATACGGATATAGAACTCGTAACTTCCATCGGAAAGGGAAATGCCAAAATAGCCATTCAACAGTTGAATGATCCAAATCATGCTACATATAAGGGAAATATAAAGTTAGATCACTTTGATTTAGGTCATTTTATCGACAATAAACAATTTGGATTGACCTCTTTTGATTTGTATGTAGATGGACATGGATTCAATCAAAAATCACTAAATACCTCAGTAAAAGGGGATATTTTCTCTTTTGTTTTCGGCAAGTATAAATACACCCAATTGGCAGTAGATGGGTTAATGAAAATGCCGTATTATCGCGGTCTATTACACAGTGCCGATCCCAATGCGAAACTCGACTTCAACGGAACAATTGACTTAAGTACTAAAGAAAAGAACTACGATTTCGTGGCCCAGATTGACTATGCCGATTTATACGCTTTAGGGTTTGTCAATGATACCTTATCTAAGTTTACAGGGGATTTCGAGTTCAAAGCGAAAGGAAATAACATAGAAGATTTAGAAGGAGTCTTTACAGTGAATAATGCCATTTACGACAACAGTAAAGACCATTATGTATTTGAAGAATTTTCGATTGAATCTACTTTTACAGAAGATAATGAGCGCTTGTTGAAACTAAATTCTAAAGAAGCCATTCAAGGGTACATCAAAGGAAAATTCTTATTTGGTGAATCTAAAATGCTGTTTACGAATGCTTTGGGTAGTTTGTATACGAACTACTCTCCTTATAAAACGAAAAAAGGACAATATGTTGATTTTGATATTACCGTACACAATCGCTTGATTGAGGTTTTCTTGCCCCAATTAACCTTAAATGAACGTACACACGTAGATGGAGAAATTGACAGTGATGAGAATTTGTTTAAACTCAATTTCGATTCGCCAAGTATTGCCGTGAATGGAGTGGAATTATTCAATATTTTGTTGAATGTCAATAATTCCAATCCCATTTACAATACCTATGTATCGATTGATAGTGTACACACGAATTTCTACGATATTTCTGATTTTAACTTGCTGAACTTAACCCACAATGATACGTTGTTTGTGCGTTCAGAATTTAAAGGGGGTAAAAACTTAAAAGATAAGTACGAATTGAACTTGTATCACACCATTAACGAAGAAAAACTCTCCGTAGTGGGATTCAAGAAATCAGACGTGTTCTTCAAAGATTTTCAGTGGAGTATCAATGAGAATAACGACAAAGCCAATAAATTGGTGTTCAATAAAAAACTGATGGATTTTACCATTGATTCCTTAGCCATTTCACACAACAAGCAAATGGTTAATTTAAGTGGGGTCATGCGCGATTCTACGTATAAGAAATTGAATTTGTCTTTCGGAAATGTAGATTTGAATAAAATTACACCCGATATTGAGAATCTATCTTTTGGCGGTAAAATTGACGGAGAGGTAAATTTCTCTCAAATGAAAGATGTATATCATCCACAGGCGAATATTAGTATTGATTCCCTATTGATTAATAACGTCTACTTGGGCGATATGTTCTTCAAAGTGGATGGAGATAAGAAATTAGAGAAATTTACCGTTCACTCTAGTTTGATGGACGACGACGAACGAGAGCGATTTTACTTGAATGGGGATATCGATGTAATCAATAAACAAACGCATTTCAACATGGAATCCGGATTGACTGATTTTCCATTGCGTACCATTGCACCCTTTTTGAGTAGTGTAGCCAGTGATATGACCGGAACGGCTTTTGGTAAAATTTCATTCTTAGGGACAGCCAAAAATCCAGATGTCAACGGACGCTTGTATTTAAATGATACTAAATTCAAGTCGAAGTTCACTGGGGTGAGCTATGCTTTTGATCAAGAAACACCTTTGGACATAACAACCAAACAGTTTATCCTTCGCAAGGCTGGATTGACCGATACCAAATACAAAACAAGGGGGTTAGTGGATGGAAACGTCTCCCATAAGATATTCAAAGATTGGGTGATGAATCTATCGCTTTCCTCAACGAATTTATTGGCTTTGGATACGCAATACGCAGAAGGCAGTTTGTACTATGGAACGGCTTACATCAACGGAAAAGCAGATATCGTAGGACCGATAGAAATGTTGAGTATTAATATTAATGCAACTTCCAACAAGGGAACCTCTATTAAAATTCCACTGAAAGAAGCACAAAGTACAGGAGAGAATAACTTTATTCACTTCTTATCTCCTCAAGAAAAGAAATTGCGCCTGACAGGAAACGATTACGATCCTTATAAATACCGCAATAGTGGAATTGAGTTGGATTTTGAGTTTTACGTAACGCCAGAGGCGGAAATTGAAATTATCCTCGATCGAGAATCTGGACACGCCATGCGCGGAAAAGGAGCTGGATTTATTACCATGGAGATCAATACCCTTGGTAAGTTCAATATGTGGGGGGATTTCCAAGCGTATGAAGGGGAATACAACTTCAAATATGGGGGGTTAATCGACAAGAAATTTGTCGTGAAAAAATACGGAACCATTCGCTGGGATGGTAACCCGATGAATGCCATCTTGGATTTACAGGCCATTTATCACACCGAGGCGAATCCAAGTGTGATTATTGACAACTCCATCATTAACAGAAAAGTACCTACCGATGTGGCCATCGTATTGAATGGAAGTTTGAGCAATCCAGAGGTGGATTTCGATATTAATTTCCCAACGGTGAGTTCGGTTGTGAAGTCTGAATTGGACTATAAATTGAGTGATCGCGATACCCGTGAAAGACAGGCAATGGCTTTATTGGCTACGGGATCCTTCTTCTCGTCGGATAACTCTTCTTCTGCTTTAGCGGGAAGTTTATTTGAACGCGCGAGTAGTATTTTCGATGATTTATTCTCAGATGTAGATGATAAGTTTAAAGTCGGATTGAATTACGCTCAAGGAGAGCGAAATCCATATACACAAACGGAAGGGCGTTTAGGGGTTACTTTTACCACCAAGGTAAATGATCGCATTTCAGTAAACGGAAAATTAGGCGTACCTGTAGGAGGAGTGGAGCAATCGGTGATTGTAGGAGATGTAGAAGTGCTACTGCGCATCAACGAAGAAGGTACACTAAATGCGCGCTTCTTTAACCGAGAAAATGACATCAACTATATTGGAGAGGGCATTGGCTATACCCAAGGGGTAGGACTGTCCTATGAGGTGGATTTTGATACGATGAAGGAATTGATTGCCAAATTTTTAAATCAATCAGAAAAGAAAAAGAAGAAAAAAGAAGAAAAAGAATCAACCAATAACCGAGCGGAAGACCTACCAGATTCCGATTATAGTCAGGAGTTTATTCGCTTTTACGAAACAAGGAGAAAAAGTGGAAGTACGCCTTCGGGGCAGTAAATAAAGTCAACTTTAAAATAATAGGATAGGCAAGGCAATATAGAAATCTATATTGCCTTGTTTGTTTTTTACCCTTTTTTGACTAAAATGTTTCAACCTAATAAAGAATTAAAAATGTTAATTTTTTTAAGGAATAGTATTATCTTTCAAGGAGAGGAAGATGGCTGATTTTCCTTCAATAAAAGTAATTGATAGACGTAAATGTATAGAGATTTGAGAAGTAACTGGGTGTTGATTTTAGTGCTTGTATCCGTATTGGTAATGGGGTGTGGTAAAGTGAAAAAACAAGTGGGATTGGTTCAGAAGGTTGAATATCAGTTGTTAGATACAATGGATAAAGTGAAACAAATTGAAGAATATAAACAAGAGGTAGCATCTTTCAAAGAGAAATTGACAATGCGTCAACGCGATAGTTTTGAATCTGCAGAAGGGGGCGAGATCAGGTGCTTTTATATAGAAAAAGATACAGTAAAAATGGAAATGGATTATTATGGAGAAACTGGGAGAAAGCATCTTATACTCTACCAAAAAAATGGTTTACCCGTGTTGATAGAAGAGAAGACTTTTGTCTATGAGGAACCTTTAGGAATAAACCAAACCACGACCATTAGCGACAGTTTAGTTCAGCAGTTTTATTTTGATAAACAGAACTTGATCTACTGGTTGAAAGAGGGGCAGCACGTACCTTCCTCGAATTATAAAGAGAAGGAAGAAGAGTTAGTAGTTTTTTTTAAGCGCAATTGACAATGAAAATAAGGAGCTTAATGCTGTGTTTGTTTACGCTAAATAGCCTAGCTCAAGAAGCGAAACACGATTTAGAAGGAACAAAATGGCAATGTGTAATAGCAGAGAATTGTGTGAATCAATATCGTTTTGTCACAGCGGATACATTTGAATTTTACAGCTGTGAAATGGAAGAAACGTATTATGGTACATACTATTTTGAGGATGATTTTTTAATGATTTATGAAAAAGGTTCCTATGAAGAATCAGATGATTATTACGAACAAAAATTATTCAAAACGGCTATCGAAGATGATTATTTAAAACGACTATCATTGCGTTATTTGGAAAAAGGTAAATGGGTGAAATCGAAATTTGTATTGGATGATCAATACAAATATTATAAAGTAAAATAGGCTGTTCATGGCTATTTAGCGAATTAAAATAAGGTTTAAAAGATTGTAATATTTGCTCAGATGATTCGTAGAGGTAGTCGGATAAAAGTAAGCTTGAAGTTTCTCCTTTTGGGGATTGGCTGTGGTGTAATGCTGTCTTCTTGTTGGACAACAGAAGGGAATTCAAAAGGAATTTCTCTCGATGTGAGTAAAACAAAACAGATAGATTCTACCGCTGTTGTTCAGGCCGTTCATTTTGTGCCAGATACACTTGTAAATAACCGTTTAGCGTTAAGAGATTTCAATGGCATAGTACAAGGGATGCTTCAAAAAAAAGACCAAAACGTTGTAGAAAAACTGAGAGAAAGTCCTGTTTTTGTCTTTGTCAATCAGGACCATACAAGTTATTTGCTCGCTTATCAATACGAGGGGGCTATGGCTTATGCTTTTGATTGCTTTGAAATAGGGTATACGAAAGACTTAGGACAAACAAAAGGGGAGGTAAAAGTTGATGAGTCGTTTTTTGTACTAGGCAGTGGTTTAAAATTGGGACTCTCTCTAGCGGAATTAGTCGAAATTAAAGGCAGTGCTTATGATCAAGAAGAAAATCAAATAACGTATCGAATCGATGATTATCGTCAGTCTTCTTTTTTAAAGCGATATAATATGCCAGCCTATTTTTTAACCTGTACCCTTACTGATCATGTCATCACAAAAATAAAATTTGGATTTGAACAACCTTGATTGACAAGTTTGTTGGATGTAAATAAGAAAAAGAGTAACCGTGAAATCTATACTTATAGTTATTTGTCTGTGTTTGCTAATGGGGTGTAAATCAACGAAGCAATTGGATGTAAAAGCGTGTCGTGACTTTCAAGAACGATACGATAAAATTGAAAATTTTTACAAAAAGAGAAGTCCCTTACAAATGGATGAAATTACCCAAATGGTACGATTGACGGGGATTGAAGTAGATTGTGATTTTTCAGTTGATATAGATTATTACCTGACGAAAAAGAACTTAAAAGACTGGAAAAAATGGTATCAACGGAATAAACAGTGGTTATCTTGGGAAGAGGAAACACAACGTATAAAACTGCTACATGAGCCAAAGGATGCGTTCGTTGAAATAGAGGTTTTGGCAGGTTCTCATCCCAGGAAAAAAGAACTGTTTTCTTCCGCTTATGTGTTTCTAATCATTGATTTGCATATAACAGAAATTAATTCTAAGAACGGATATTACCACTTAAAGGGAATAAATGGAAAAGATACATTGGATGTAATCGCACCGGAACTTGCTGTTTTGGTTAGAGAAAGAAAGAAGAGGAGATGGAGAGAAATAAAGGAGAATGAGGTATACGAATTTGATTTATTGCAGGTATATAAAGCTCGTGATTTTGGAGGGTTGCTTCAGCCCGATGAAATAGAACTCCTGACGCAAGGAGACTATCGTTCAAAAAAGCAGCCTGGACCTAAATATTATCGAATTTTAAATCGATATGGCTATGAAAAGTAATAGTAATTCAGGTTTTAGTGGTCTTTAAATCAAATAGTTAATGTAGAAGTAAAACGATTGTTAGTTGCAGAGGATGCAGTTGCTTGTGATTTAAAGTGAATTGTAGCTATGTTGCCTGAATTAAATTGAGAGGATGAAACAAGGAAAGATGCGATATAGAATTTGGATCTATGTTATAGGAATACTCATGGGTATATCCTGTCAAAGAAAGGCCTTTCAATCCGATATACTCCACATGTTGAATATAGAGGCAAAAGAAATAAAATTGCTAGACAGTTATCATCAGTTTGGAGGATTTGGAGAGGGGTTTATAGTAGAAGAATACAGCGTATCTCCAAAGGTTGTTACGGACTTTTTATACCCAACAGCTAAAATTATACCTCGTAAAAATGAAACTCATTCATGGCAAAAAATCGATTGGAAACAAGGACCACCTAGTGAATACTTAGAAGAGTTATTTCTGCTGTGTTTAAGTTATGAAGACGGAAATGAAATACGAACTGAGAAGTTGAAAGAATTACGGCAACTTGTGGAGTCCCCGTGGGTTTATTATGCCTTTTATTATTATCCTTCATTAGAAATGCCTGAATTAGCTCAAATGTTTATTTTGGATTCACGAACAAAAAAAATATACGCAATAGAGATTAGCATATAAGGGCGGATATGAAAAATTAACAGCTAAGAAAAATCAAAAGCAAGTGGGAAAACAACAGAATAAAAAGCCTCAAGACAATATAAAAGCAATGAAAAAAGATGATTTTGTAAAAAAAATACCTAAAATTGATATTTTATCGTGGAAAGAAGCTTATACTATCATTCATGCGTTTTGTTATTCGGATACTAAAATCAATTTGAATGAAATAA contains the following coding sequences:
- a CDS encoding translocation/assembly module TamB domain-containing protein, which translates into the protein MMLPFVQSYLARYATEKVNEKFGTDFYIDRLSIDFLGVIHLRGVEARDDHHNILIGIDHFQTRLADLNALREGKVYLGTSRIKGLYMNIHKYEGAELTNLDQLIAVFDDGQPGEGKFRLKASRIFIKNSQLIISDDNTKVKVAVDFRNLQGQVDNFFIKGPEIYGLVKNVSFQDHWGMNVQNLTADFSHTQTSIGLKDLKLVTDQSDIEGQLNLSYEPGDMKYFVDKVKWDFQINKAKLNSSDINVFAHEFASNKEVYFKGYMKGVMNDFVLEGANLVDENNSQIIGHFAFRNVFDDHQPFWMRADLSRLQTTRYNLVALMPDLLGKTLPTALEGLGLVNIVGNIELTKRTLDTDIELVTSIGKGNAKIAIQQLNDPNHATYKGNIKLDHFDLGHFIDNKQFGLTSFDLYVDGHGFNQKSLNTSVKGDIFSFVFGKYKYTQLAVDGLMKMPYYRGLLHSADPNAKLDFNGTIDLSTKEKNYDFVAQIDYADLYALGFVNDTLSKFTGDFEFKAKGNNIEDLEGVFTVNNAIYDNSKDHYVFEEFSIESTFTEDNERLLKLNSKEAIQGYIKGKFLFGESKMLFTNALGSLYTNYSPYKTKKGQYVDFDITVHNRLIEVFLPQLTLNERTHVDGEIDSDENLFKLNFDSPSIAVNGVELFNILLNVNNSNPIYNTYVSIDSVHTNFYDISDFNLLNLTHNDTLFVRSEFKGGKNLKDKYELNLYHTINEEKLSVVGFKKSDVFFKDFQWSINENNDKANKLVFNKKLMDFTIDSLAISHNKQMVNLSGVMRDSTYKKLNLSFGNVDLNKITPDIENLSFGGKIDGEVNFSQMKDVYHPQANISIDSLLINNVYLGDMFFKVDGDKKLEKFTVHSSLMDDDERERFYLNGDIDVINKQTHFNMESGLTDFPLRTIAPFLSSVASDMTGTAFGKISFLGTAKNPDVNGRLYLNDTKFKSKFTGVSYAFDQETPLDITTKQFILRKAGLTDTKYKTRGLVDGNVSHKIFKDWVMNLSLSSTNLLALDTQYAEGSLYYGTAYINGKADIVGPIEMLSININATSNKGTSIKIPLKEAQSTGENNFIHFLSPQEKKLRLTGNDYDPYKYRNSGIELDFEFYVTPEAEIEIILDRESGHAMRGKGAGFITMEINTLGKFNMWGDFQAYEGEYNFKYGGLIDKKFVVKKYGTIRWDGNPMNAILDLQAIYHTEANPSVIIDNSIINRKVPTDVAIVLNGSLSNPEVDFDINFPTVSSVVKSELDYKLSDRDTRERQAMALLATGSFFSSDNSSSALAGSLFERASSIFDDLFSDVDDKFKVGLNYAQGERNPYTQTEGRLGVTFTTKVNDRISVNGKLGVPVGGVEQSVIVGDVEVLLRINEEGTLNARFFNRENDINYIGEGIGYTQGVGLSYEVDFDTMKELIAKFLNQSEKKKKKKEEKESTNNRAEDLPDSDYSQEFIRFYETRRKSGSTPSGQ